The genomic stretch GCTGACCTCGACGGGCTGCGCGCGATCGCGGTGACCGCGGTGATCCTCGACCACCTCGGCGTGCCCGGCGTCCGCGGCGGCTACGTCGGCGTCGACGTGTTCTTCGTCATCTCGGGCTACCTGATCACGTCGATGATCGCGCCGGCCGCGCGCGCGCGCCGGTTCTCGATCGTCGACTTCTACCAGCGCCGCGTCCGCCGCATCGCGCCCGCGTTCTTCGCGATGACCGTGGCCTCGTCGGTGGCCGCGTGGTTCCTGATGCCGCCGACCGATCTGGCCCGCTACGGCGCCAGCGTGACCGCGACCTCGACATTTTCCTCCAACGTCTTGTTCTGGCGTCAGGAGGGCTACTTCGACATCGCCGCGCACGGCAAGCCGATGCTCCACACTTGGTCGCTCGCGGTCGAGGAGCAGTTCTACATCGTCTACCCGCTGCTCCTGGCCGCGCTCTTCCGCTGGTGGCCGCGCCGGGTCGGCCCGTGGCTGATCGCGCTGACGGCGGCGTCGCTGGCGGCGTGCGTCTGGACCACCGCGGCCGCGCCGCGGCTGGCCTTCTACCTGATGCCGCTGCGCGGCTGGGAGCTGCTCGCCGGGGCGCTCCTCGCGCTCGACCTGGTGCCGCCCGCCACCCGCGCGTGGCAGCGGCAGCTCGCGGCGACCGCGGGCCTGGGCGCGATCGTCGGCGCGATCGTCGGCTTCTCGAGCGCGACCGCCTTCCCCGGCGTGGCGGCGCTGATCCCGGTCGCGGGCGCGGCCCTGCTGATCTACGCCCACGCCGGCGACGACGCCCCGGCGACCGCGGTCGGCCGGCTGCTGCGGGCCCGCCCGATGGTCTTCGTCGGCGCGATCTCGTACTCGCTGTACCTGTGGCACTGGCCGGCGCTGGTGTTCGCGCGCTCCTGGATCGGCGCGCTGACGCCGGCGCACCTGGCCGCGGTCGCGCTCGCGACGCTGGCGCTGGCGGTGCTGTCGTGGCGGTTCGTCGAGCAGCCGGTCCGCCGGCCGTCGACCTGGGCCACGCGCCGCGCGCTGTTCGGCGGGCTGGCGGCGGCGACCGCGATCACGATCAGCTTCGGCGTCGCGACGTCGGCGACCCACGGCTGGCCCGGCCGGGTCTCGGCCGAGGTCCGCGCGCTCGACCACGCCGCGGCCGACTACAACCACGATCGCCCGCGCTGCCACGGCTACGATCGCCGGCCGATCGCCTACGACGACAAGTGCGTCTACGGCCGGGCCGGGGTCGCGCCGTCGGTGGCGCTGTGGGGCGACTCGATGGCCGCCGAGCTCGCGGTCGCGCTCGGCCGCGAGGCCGACGCCCGCGGCCGCGGCCTCCTGTACATCAGCTACTCGTCGTGCCCGCCGGCCAAGGATCTGGCGTTCGCCGACCGCCCCGGCTGCCGCGCGCACGACCGCGAGGTCCTGGCGCGGCTGGCGGCGTCGGCGACGATCACCACGGTCGTCCTGGTGGCGCAGTACCGTCGCTACGAACGGCTGCTGGGGCCGCGGTTCGTGGCCAGCTTCGGCGAGGTCGCCACGACCCTGACCGCCGCCGGCAAGCGGGTCCTCGTCGTCTACCCGATCCCGACGCCGCCGGGCCGGGTGCCGACGCTCCTGGCCCGGGCCGCGATGCGCGGCCAGGCGCCGACGACGATCGCCATCGCGCGCGCCGCCTACGACGCCGAGAACCGGGCCACGATCGCCGCGCTCGATCAGCTGGTCGCCCAGCCCGGGATCGACGCGATCCGGATCGCCGACCGCCTGTGCGACGCGACCCGGTGCGCGGTCTACGCCGACGGCCGCGTCCTGTACTTCGACGACCGCCACCTGAGCGTGACCGGCGCGGCCTTCGTGATGCCGCTGTTCCGCGCCGCGGTTGAGTGATGGGCCCGGGCGCGGTATCACCGGCGCGCCCATGAGCCAGCGCACCACCGGCCTGCGCGCCGTGCTGTCGAGCGCGGCGGTCTACCAGGGCCTCCAGGACCTGCTCGGCGGCCGCCGGTTCCAGCACCGGCTGGTCAGCGAGTTCGTGCAGCCGCGCCCGGGCACCCGCCTGCTCGACATCGGCTGCGGCACCGCGGCGCTCCTCGAGCACCTCGCGCCCGACGTCGCGTACCACGGCTTCGATCTGAGCGAGCGCTACGTCGCGGCGGCGCGGCGCCGCTGGGGCGCGCGCGGCCAGTTCTGGCAGGCGTCGGTGGCCGACGCGCCGCGGCTGGCCGGCGGCCGGTTCGACCGCGCCACCGCGATCGGCGTGCTGCACCACCTCGACGACGCCGACGCCCGCGGCCTGGTCCGGCTGGCGGCGGCGGCGCTCACCGACGACGGCGCGCTCGTCACCTACGACCCGGCGATCACGTCGGCGACCTCGCGCGCGGCGCGGTTCCTGATCGACCGCGACCGCGGCCAGAACGTGCGCACGCCCGCGGGCTACGCCGCGATCGTCGCCGCCGGGTTCAGCGCGGTCGAGGTCGTGCCGGTCGCGCGCCACCTGCGCATCCCCTACACCGGCTGCGTGATCGTCGCGCGCGGCCCCCGCCGCGATCAGACGCCGAGCCAGCCGGCGTAGCCGACCGCCCGCTCGAGCGCGAGCATCGCGAACGCCAGCGCCAGGCTGGTGATCGTCAACACGACGCCGTAACGCGCGAACCGCCAGAACCCGATCTCGCCGCGCGGGCCGGCGGTCTCGAGCACGATCACGTTGGCCGCCGAGCCCAGGAGCGTCAGGTTGCCGGCCAGCGTCGACGTGACCGCCAGCATGACGTAGCCCCAGGTCGGGTCCGGCAGGCGCGGCACCCACTCGACGGCGATCACCACCAGCGGCACGTTCGAGACCAGGTTCGAGCCGATCGTGACCAGGCCGACGAAGGCGCCGTCGCCGAGCGCGTCGCCGCGGCCCAGCACCGGCGCCAGCGCCGCGAACGCGCGCTCGACCAGGCCGGTGGCGCGCAGCCCGGCGACGACGACGAACAGGCCGGCGAAGAACACCAGGATCGACCAGTCGACCTGGCCCAGGATCCGCCGCGGCGGCACCCGCGCGATCACGATCAGCGCCGCCGCCGCGATCATGGCCGCGCCCGCGAGCTCGTGGCCGGCCAGCGCCAGCGCGACGAACAGGGCCAGCGCCGCGAGCGCCTTGCCGGCCAGGACCCGATCGAACGGCGGCTTCGGTGGCGCGCGCTCGATCAGCGGCCCGGCCGGCAGCTGGCGCCGGAACAGCCAGGTCAGCACCAGCGCGTTGCCGGCCAGGCACGCGACGCCGATCGGCAGCATCAGCGCCAGGTACGCGCCGAAGCCGAGCTCGCCGGCGGCCGCGCGCCCGATGATCATGTTCTGCGGGTTGCCGCTCCAGCTCACGACGCCGCCGAGGTTGGCGGCCGACGCCACGGCCAGCAGGTAGGGCAGCACCGGCAGGCGCGCCGCGACCGCGGCCGCGACGAGCGGCGTGGGCGGCAGCAGGCAGACGGTGTCGTTGAGCAGCAGCGCCGACAGCCCGCCGGCGACCAGCGTCAGCCCCACAGGAGCGCCCGCGCCGAGCCGGCCCGGGTCAGGACCACGTAGGCGGTGTAGCGGAAGAAGCGGGCGTCCTCGAGGTAGGCCGCGATGATCAGCATGCCGAGCAGGAGCGTCAGCACCGGCAGATCGATCGCCGCCATCGCCTGGTCGAAGCCGAGCCCGCCCACCGCCACCATCGCGACCGCGCCGACCAGGGCGCCGGTCGGGCGATCGAGCCCGAGCACGTCGAGCTGCCGGCTGGCGATGATCACGTAGGTGAGGACGAAGACGACCAGCGCGCCGGTCATGGCGACCACGGCAGCGCGAAGCGATCGTCGGCGCGCGGCTCGGCGCGATCGAGCCACGGCGAGTAGGTCTCGACCTCGATGCGGTCGCCGAAGAAGTGGTACAGGCGCAGGTAGCCGGCGCCGCCGAGGTCGTCGCCCTGGTAGTCCTGCAGCACCTCGTGGACCGGGTGGCC from Myxococcales bacterium encodes the following:
- a CDS encoding acyltransferase yields the protein MRYRADLDGLRAIAVTAVILDHLGVPGVRGGYVGVDVFFVISGYLITSMIAPAARARRFSIVDFYQRRVRRIAPAFFAMTVASSVAAWFLMPPTDLARYGASVTATSTFSSNVLFWRQEGYFDIAAHGKPMLHTWSLAVEEQFYIVYPLLLAALFRWWPRRVGPWLIALTAASLAACVWTTAAAPRLAFYLMPLRGWELLAGALLALDLVPPATRAWQRQLAATAGLGAIVGAIVGFSSATAFPGVAALIPVAGAALLIYAHAGDDAPATAVGRLLRARPMVFVGAISYSLYLWHWPALVFARSWIGALTPAHLAAVALATLALAVLSWRFVEQPVRRPSTWATRRALFGGLAAATAITISFGVATSATHGWPGRVSAEVRALDHAAADYNHDRPRCHGYDRRPIAYDDKCVYGRAGVAPSVALWGDSMAAELAVALGREADARGRGLLYISYSSCPPAKDLAFADRPGCRAHDREVLARLAASATITTVVLVAQYRRYERLLGPRFVASFGEVATTLTAAGKRVLVVYPIPTPPGRVPTLLARAAMRGQAPTTIAIARAAYDAENRATIAALDQLVAQPGIDAIRIADRLCDATRCAVYADGRVLYFDDRHLSVTGAAFVMPLFRAAVE
- a CDS encoding class I SAM-dependent methyltransferase, whose translation is MSQRTTGLRAVLSSAAVYQGLQDLLGGRRFQHRLVSEFVQPRPGTRLLDIGCGTAALLEHLAPDVAYHGFDLSERYVAAARRRWGARGQFWQASVADAPRLAGGRFDRATAIGVLHHLDDADARGLVRLAAAALTDDGALVTYDPAITSATSRAARFLIDRDRGQNVRTPAGYAAIVAAGFSAVEVVPVARHLRIPYTGCVIVARGPRRDQTPSQPA